In a single window of the Rattus norvegicus strain BN/NHsdMcwi chromosome 6, GRCr8, whole genome shotgun sequence genome:
- the Sdc1 gene encoding syndecan-1 precursor: MRRAALWLWLCALALRLQPALPQIVTANVPPEDQDGSGDDSDNFSGSGTGALPDMTLSRQTPSTWKDVWLLTATPTAPEPTSRDTEATLTSILPAGEKPEEGEPVAHVEAEPDFTARDKEKEATTRPRETTQLPVTQQASTAARATTAQASVTSHPHGDVQPGLHETLAPTAPGQPDHQPPSVEDGGTSVIKEVVEDETTNQLPAGEGSGEQDFTFETSGENTAVAGVEPDLRNQSPVDEGATGASQGLLDRKEVLGGVIAGGLVGLIFAVCLVAFMLYRMKKKDEGSYSLEEPKQANGGAYQKPTKQEEFYA, translated from the exons ATGAGACGTGCGGCGCTCTGGCTTTGGCTCTGCGCGCTGGCGCTGCGCCTGCAGCCTGCCCTCCCG CAAATTGTCACCGCAAATGTGCCTCCTGAAGACCAAGATGGCTCTGGGGACGACTCAGACAACTTCTCTGGCTCAGGCACAG GTGCTTTGCCAGATATGACTTTGTCACGGCAGACACCTTCCACTTGGAAGGATGTGTGGCTCCTGACAGCTACACCCACAGCTCCAGAACCCACCAGCAGGGATACCGAGGCCACCCTCACCTCTATCCTGCCGGCTGGAGAGAAGCCTGAGGAGGGAGAGCCCGTGGCCCACGTGGAAGCAGAGCCTGACTTCACTGCTCGGGACAAGGAGAAGGAGGCCACCACCAGGCCTAGGGAGACCACACAGCTCCCAGTCACCCAACAGGCCTCAACAGCAGCCAGAGCCACCACGGCCCAGGCATCTGTCACGTCTCATCCCCACGGGGATGTGCAACCTGGCCTCCACGAGACCTTGGCTCCCACAGCACCCGGCCAACCTGACCATCAGCCTCCAAGTGTGGAGGATGGAGGCACTTCTGTCATCAAAGAGGTTGTGGAGGATGAAACTACCAATCAGCTTCCTGCAGGAGAGGGCTCTGGAGAACAA GACTTCACCTTTGAAACATCTGGGGAGAACACAGCTGTGGCTGGCGTCGAGCCTGACCTTCGGAATCAGTCCCCAGTGGATGAAGGAGCCACAGGTGCTTCTCAGGGCCTTTTGGACAGGAAGGAAGTGCTGGGAG GTGTCATTGCTGGAGGCCTGGTGGGCCTCATCTTTGCTGTGTGCCTGGTGGCTTTCATGCTATACCGGATGAAGAAGAAGGACGAAGGCAGTTACTCCTTGGAGGAGCCCAAACAAGCCAATGGCGGTGCCTACCAGAAACCCACCAAGCAGGAAGAGTTCTACGCCTGA